The segment TTAAAAGACAAAGATATCACACCAGCCAAAAGAGCTTGGGTAACTGAAAGGCTAAATATCATTAACTCACTTCAAAATATCATGACCTTCCCAGGCGTAATAGACAAACTCAAAGCCAAAGAGCTAAAGCTATATGGCTGGCACTACATTATAGAAACAGGAGAATTATACAACTATGATGACACTACAAAAAGCTTTAAATTATTAGAAAAAAGCATCAACTATGAAGAAATTTACTCTCAAATTTTTACTGATTTTTAATCTATTTTGTAATATCTTATTATCAAATGAGCTAATTAGCGTAAGTGATAAAATCATATCGCTAAATTCTCAATTAACCATAATAAAAGAGCAAAATGCTAGCATTAATGATGAGATATCCATTCTACAAAAAGAAAAAGATAGCCTTATCAAGAGCCTACCAGCACTTATAACTAGCAGTAGCGACTTCAATCAAACGCAGATAAACTCATACATAAAAGTACTAAATAAAGAGCTTAGAAAATATCAGCCTAGCTCTAATCACTATATCAAAACTCAAATAAATTTAGCATCTATAAATTTAGACAAAATTTACTACCTAACTCTATCTCAAATTTCAACAGCCTTCAAAGACTACGACCAAACCCCAGATGAAGCCTTGATAGATGCTATAACTCAAATTCAAATCTCAAACTACCAAGAGATAAAAGCCCTAAGCCAAGACCAAACTCAAATTTATAAAGATGATATAGACGCCTTAGAGCTAAAAAGGCAAACTTATAGCGAAATTCTCAACTATTTAAAGGATAACTCTGAACTATTTGATAGCAATTTTGTACTAACTAGCCTAAATTTACAAAGCGTAATTGACAAGATAAACTCATCTCTAAACCTCAACTCAAATTCTATAAATATCGGCAAAATAGTGATTATAATCTTAGTTTGTATATTTTTTATCTTAATACCAAGACTAACCTCACTTTTGCTTTATAGGATATTTATCACCATCTTATCACGCTATCAAAATACACAAAATCAATTTAAAGAGCAGTTTGTAGCTGCTATCAGGCTACCGGTATTTACATTTTTTATTATTTATGCTTTAAATTTATCTTTGATAATTGCCTATTATCCTTCCACCATAAATATAGAGATAAAAAACTACTTCGATATCGCTTATAGCGTGGTTATAGCGTGGTTTGTGATAGGCGCCCTTGATGGATATGGCATAATGCTATTATCCAAAATCGCCCAAAAATCAGGCCGAAAAGAGGTGATAAATCTTATAATTAAAGTCCTATATTTCATCGTTATTCTCATTACAATTTTGGTAATTTTAAGCAAAATTGGCTTTGATATCAGCACCATTATCGCCTCCCTTGGTATCGGCGGATTAGCCGTAGCATTAGCAACAAAGGATATTATAGCCAACTTTTTTGCTTCGATTTTACTGCTTTTTGATAGCTCATTTAGTCAAGGCGATTGGATAGTTTGTGCTGGGATAGAAGGTACCGTAGTAGAAGTCGGACTTAGAAAAACCACTATTAGGACTTTTGATAATGCCTTGGTATTTGTACCAAATTCAAAAATCATGAGCGAAAATATCAAAAACTGGAATCGCCGCAAAGTCGGCCGCCAAATCAAAATGCAAGTCGGCCTAAGCTACACTACAAGCAAAGAGAGTATCCAAAATTGTATAAATGATATAAAACAGATGCTTTTAAATCACCCTGGCATCGCTAAAAGCGGTATAGATAGTGCCCTAAATAGCAATGACGCACGGATAAAATATCGCCAAAGTATGGTTTCAGTCGATGACCTAGATGGATATAAGAGCAATCTTTTTGTAGTGCTTGATGAGTTTGGCGATAACTCTATAAATATCTTGATATATTGCTTTAGCAAAAGCGTGATTTGGGGCGAGTATTTAGCTACCAAAGAGGATGTAATGCTAAAAATAATAGAGATAGTAGAGCGATATGATGATGCGAGTTTCGCTTTCCCTAGCAGAAGTCTATATATAGAATCCATACCAAAAATTCAAATCTACAAAGGAGAAAAAAGTGTCTAAAATATATGATGATGACTTAGATGAAGATCTAGATTATAATGATTATGATGACTACGATGATGGCTACAAAGATAGCCATCGTAGCTACAACTATGATGAAAACGACTACTCATACGATGATGAAGATGAAGAGGATAGCTACGATATGGATTAGGCTATTTGATTAAACTAGAAATAGCCTTAAAGCTTGGATGGCTAGCACTTTGAAGTAACTCAAAGGCTACCATTTCAGCTGATTTTACCTTTGCTTCTTTTAAATTTAAATAGGC is part of the Campylobacter lanienae NCTC 13004 genome and harbors:
- a CDS encoding mechanosensitive ion channel domain-containing protein, with protein sequence MKKFTLKFLLIFNLFCNILLSNELISVSDKIISLNSQLTIIKEQNASINDEISILQKEKDSLIKSLPALITSSSDFNQTQINSYIKVLNKELRKYQPSSNHYIKTQINLASINLDKIYYLTLSQISTAFKDYDQTPDEALIDAITQIQISNYQEIKALSQDQTQIYKDDIDALELKRQTYSEILNYLKDNSELFDSNFVLTSLNLQSVIDKINSSLNLNSNSINIGKIVIIILVCIFFILIPRLTSLLLYRIFITILSRYQNTQNQFKEQFVAAIRLPVFTFFIIYALNLSLIIAYYPSTINIEIKNYFDIAYSVVIAWFVIGALDGYGIMLLSKIAQKSGRKEVINLIIKVLYFIVILITILVILSKIGFDISTIIASLGIGGLAVALATKDIIANFFASILLLFDSSFSQGDWIVCAGIEGTVVEVGLRKTTIRTFDNALVFVPNSKIMSENIKNWNRRKVGRQIKMQVGLSYTTSKESIQNCINDIKQMLLNHPGIAKSGIDSALNSNDARIKYRQSMVSVDDLDGYKSNLFVVLDEFGDNSINILIYCFSKSVIWGEYLATKEDVMLKIIEIVERYDDASFAFPSRSLYIESIPKIQIYKGEKSV